The following proteins come from a genomic window of Myxococcales bacterium:
- a CDS encoding type III pantothenate kinase, which yields MLLAIDVGNTNIVYGIYDGETLLHQFRVESSRARTSDEYMVVLHELLDHAGVRADKVDAVIVASVVPSLTEPMVALARRGFSREVLVVGPGIKSGMPILVDNPREVGADRIVNSVAAFDKVKAGVIVVDFGTATTFDCVTPKGEYLGGVIAPGIQISADALFARAAKLPRVEIAQPPKVVGRNTIHSMQSGIVYGYVGLVDGVVARIRGELDFSCDVIATGGLASRIGPLSQSIRVVDDDLTLRGLRLLYERNRDPAP from the coding sequence ATGCTCCTCGCCATCGACGTCGGGAACACGAACATCGTCTACGGCATCTACGACGGCGAGACGCTGCTGCATCAGTTTCGCGTTGAGTCGAGCCGGGCGCGCACGTCTGACGAATACATGGTCGTGCTCCACGAGCTGCTCGACCACGCCGGCGTTCGCGCCGACAAGGTCGACGCGGTCATCGTCGCGAGTGTCGTGCCGTCGTTGACGGAGCCGATGGTCGCGCTTGCGCGTCGGGGATTTTCCCGCGAAGTGCTTGTGGTGGGGCCCGGCATCAAGAGCGGTATGCCGATCCTCGTCGACAATCCGCGCGAGGTGGGCGCCGACCGCATCGTGAACTCGGTGGCGGCCTTCGACAAGGTGAAGGCCGGCGTGATCGTGGTCGACTTCGGCACGGCGACGACCTTCGACTGCGTGACGCCCAAGGGCGAATACCTCGGCGGCGTCATCGCGCCGGGGATTCAAATCAGCGCCGATGCGCTCTTCGCGCGCGCCGCCAAGCTGCCGCGCGTCGAGATCGCGCAGCCGCCCAAGGTCGTGGGCCGCAACACCATCCACTCGATGCAGTCGGGCATCGTCTACGGCTACGTCGGTCTCGTCGACGGCGTCGTCGCGCGTATCCGAGGCGAGCTCGACTTTTCTTGCGATGTCATCGCCACCGGCGGCCTCGCGTCTCGCATTGGGCCGCTCTCTCAGAGCATCCGCGTCGTCGACGACGACCTGACCCTTCGCGGCCTGCGACTGCTCTACGAGCGGAACCGCGACCCGGCGCCGTGA